A single Ciona intestinalis chromosome 14, KH, whole genome shotgun sequence DNA region contains:
- the LOC100184838 gene encoding transmembrane protein 131 produces MAMGKYDRFNKRDRDLSYCHCVVAVFQVAVFCHNVSVIAAQGYLHSNFQTNSVVQESSFTRSQDQVITRTAKLVLDDRTGIITQTEVVRFEPPYLDFGAQSIGMPVMRLVHLYNPSKTKTMKLISISASTLHFHSSFFDEKVIMPNCNTTFEVVFLARVVGNVENTLFIHTEDGAFSYQVFGVGVPNPYRLRPYLGARVSINSSFSPLISMHNPTGLPLQVTEIYTSSGYLHLQLPAGLHEANKKSWEIPPYETKPLMKATFLGQVVNNHTAFIRIKTNLSDIKQYLILPMEVEVSSVPGIYSSLELLDFGTLRSQDKPKTLNLFLLNSGTRDVQISSITAQPPNPALHIDFKTIKLKPSEALYTRVANISFNASAVSSESHWSGKIVVKTREKSYSKISIPYQASILDGSLEYDEASTMFYTPEDESRSLKRNISLTNNFNFPLVILRLEIPTETQKYFKVLNFTEQTSVPAHSTTKPFAVECFPSTLQTHSGDLAHHLILHTNASTFSMPLHAYSGLLQFTVGEDMSQKLDFGLVGTSENHSVLLTVHNHRNPIPISIVGWKTSLEQVHLTPLFLTRNDEKREYFEEEITQVNLPSNWSLTIKVTFFASELETTVMGVVNIETKYQTMDIPVLAKVAVGSLVIIPNKISFPPSFPGLTVHHSFTVKSSFPQITKIEGLISTDKRFYYRKLKNVPSEVAPGQEVKLGKIYFDPRQDCKPDRCYVGLPTSTTAGHRWLTTLNLGKDAPEVDFKQYQTFLERYRDTVKATPESSIISISTTLHTIDLEVSGTLYWPSLLDTKEIEFPLTHIGKKSISLVTLENPSDFPVIVQILPISLYPQPGVALDTIEWSNLSGKPGFLTQNLEVFKIALPPNSSSQDTTSQMTWLDYTLNGKTNHSCLNVFVNPGQKQTIEITFAPINSTLVSTAILFRNNLTGLEALHVEGKGVKEVLKLGGKISNRKKDSLRFKLTESLLRDCNPEERKENPSFTVRKSFTAKNMGLLPMQVLYMMVGNYPCEGYGFRILECDPFLLESNATREIIIAFTPDFTSSQVMRTLRIVTSQNSVLTFNLNVTLPHHMLPACQAAIPRPPWERSLYYVITILMVVLFIGVLLAAYLEAINILEPYVRSYQLRESGDRDGTAKLKPFNLRNIANEFISNPTSEISSSNSTLKESNFLTWMKLLFHQILSFDLLQLFRNFRTFAWSKPNVDPSSREDLENSSSKTEDTVSPITPSPTTSTQNGKVRGRNSGRKTKSQTATTLKEFRRARTHRPVMKPVIHDDLTWDAPLPSPTPYKPEKVHKSRTNSSGSSIESERSRRGSGSSGPCDSDKNKQISDQIDVSKRKRKNKLMRQQSFSRENDDSSSTTTEKSSEDFEILEKPAYFDDPRNFGVRDQQSNTSAHSNKENEFNHGVEPIYTTSHEQGVRRRHGRAPVPVKHDVPITIKQRPVKNKSPSSSLYETSSNEEPMWEFAKVKQDNGFDEGMRILSKQTMENDNRIREKLPYATKESFQKLSGESRSSSYNSVKSSSSVDSTKKIKQKVKSNPTITIKPKLSKTQSVPSSDVPKFTSVAEPTYNRRHSNRVSSEFSMFSSQGSLDAVSPPPLDVTSKMPAWNHFGQHTFSLTEDLIPHPSQSPLPLSNPQTWAPYGSSYNPPTSWNNIPHLNPPPGSPTTPKFHNMNQWNTPPQTTQSPVTSSTHAIWSVSTPVTMDEDRDAENDILKGLKSIWNSDLNQSGRSDMF; encoded by the exons gATCAAGTTATCACCCGCACAGCAAAGCTTGTTTTAGATGACAG AACGGGAATTATAACTCAGACCGAAGTTGTCAGATTTGAACCGCCCTACCTGGATTTTGGGGCCCA GTCAATTGGTATGCCAGTAATGCGTTTGGTTCATTTATATAATCcaagtaaaactaaaacaatgaaGCTTATTTCAATATCAGCAAGCACGCTACATTTTCATTCGTCATTTTTTGACGAGAAG GTAATAATGCCCAATTGCAATACAACATTTGAGGTCGTATTTTTAGCTCGTGTTGTAGGCAATGTAGAGAACACGCTTTTCATTCACACAGAAGACGGAGCTTTTTCCTACCAA GTTTTTGGTGTGGGCGTCCCAAACCCATATCGATTACGGCCTTATTTGGGTGCGAGGGTGTCAATAAACAGCAGTTTTTCGCCATTGATAAGCATGCACAACCCAACTGGATTGCCACTCCAG GTCACAGAGATCTACACTTCAAGTGGATATCTCCATCTGCAACTGCCTGCAGGGCTACATGAGGCAAATAAGAAATCATGG GAGATACCACCTTATGAAACGAAGCCTCTAATGAAAGCTACATTCCTTGGGCAAGTGGTAAACAATCACACAGCTTTTATACGCATCAAAACCAACTTATCTgacataaaacaatatttaattctCCCTATGGAAGTGGAAGTATCATCAG ttcCAGGTATTTATTCTTCACTTGAACTGCTAGACTTTGGAACACTACGCAGTCAAG ATAAACCGAAGACCCTCAATCTGTTTTTACTCAACTCTGGTACAAGGGACGTACAAATTTCTTCAATCACTGCACAACCACCCAACCCAGCGCTGCATATAGatttcaaaacaattaaattgaAACCGTCAGAAGCTCTGTACACCAGGGTGGCCAATATATCATTTAATG CAAGTGCAGTAAGTTCCGAAAGCCACTGGAGTGGAAAAATCGTCGTAAAAACGAGAGAAAAAAGTTACTCAAAAATATCAATTCCATACCAAGCAAGCATTCTTGATGG GTCGTTGGAGTATGACGAGGCATCAACCATGTTTTACACGCCAGAGGACGAGAGCAGGTCACTCAAGCGGAATATAtcacttacaaacaatttcaACTTCCCTCTAGTAATTCTTCGTCTTGAAATACCAAcagaaacacaaaaatatttcaag GTGTTGAATTTCACGGAGCAGACAAGTGTACCTGCCCACTCAACCACTAAACCCTTTGCTGTAGAATGTTTCCCTTCAACGTTACAAACCCATAGTGGGGACTTGGCCCATCACCTGATACTCCACACCAATGCTTCAACCTTTTCAATGCCTCTACACGCTTATTCAGGCTTGCTACAG TTCACAGTAGGCGAAGACATGTCCCAAAAACTGGATTTTGGACTTGTAGGGACGTCAGAGAATCACTCTGTACTTCTCACTGTGCATAATCACCGAAACCCTATACCg ATATCTATCGTGGGTTGGAAAACTTCTCTTGAGCAAGTTCATCTCACTCCTTTGTTCTTGACAAGAAatgacgagaaaagagaatattTTGAAGAAGAAATCACTCAA gTAAACCTTCCATCAAATTGGTCACTGACAATAAAAGTTACGTTTTTTGCGTCAGAGTTAGAAACGACAGTAATGGGAGttgtaaacatagaaacaaaatatcag accATGGATATACCAGTACTTGCAAAAGTAGCTGTTGGTTCTTTGGTTATAATTCCAAACAAGATTTCATTTCCGCCATCGTTCCCG GGGTTAACTGTACATCACTCATTTACTGTGAAGAGTTCATTTCCACAAATTACAAAGATTGAAGGATTAATTTCAACGGACAAGCGGTTTTATTACAG gaaattaaaaaatgttccaaGTGAAGTAGCACCAGGGCAGGAGGTTAAGTtgggaaaaatatattttgatccCAGACAGGATTGTAAACCTGATCGTTGTTACGTTGGTCTTCCTACATCTACTACAG CGGGACATCGATGGCTGACCACCCTTAACCTCGGCAAAGACGCACCAGAGGTTGATTTCAAGCAATATCAAACATTCCTTGAGCGATACAGAGACACTGTGAAAGCTACACCGGAAag TTCAATTATCTCGATTTCGACGACGCTTCACACGATTGACCTCGAGGTGTCTGGCACCCTCTACTGGCCATCTTTGCTTGACACAAAAGAAATCGAATTTCCGCTGACTCATATCGGCAAAAAATCG ATATCTCTAGTGACATTGGAAAACCCGTCCGATTTTCCGgtaattgttcaaattttACCCATCTCGTTATACCCACAACCTGGTGTTGCTCTTGATACCATAGAGTGGTCAAATCTGTCGGGAAAACCCGGGTTCCTGACGCAGAATTTGGAAGTGTTTAAAATCGCGTTACCACCAAACTCT tcaTCACAAGACACTACATCACAAATGACGTGGTTAGATTACACATTAAATGGAAAAACCAACCATTCATGTTTGAACGTGTTCGTCAATCCTGGTCAAAAACaaaccatagaaatcacatttGCACCAATAAATAGCACTCTCGTATCAACAGCGATTTTATTCag aaataatcTCACTGGTTTAGAGGCATTACATGTTGAAGGTAAAGGTGtgaaagaagttttaaaacttgggGGGAAAATTTCAAATCGGAAGAAAGATTCCTTGAGATTTAAACTCACAGAAAGCCTTTTACGTGATTGTAAtc ctGAAGAACGCAAAGAAAACCCATCATTTACCGTTCGGAAGTCATTTACGGCTAAAAACATGGGGTTATTGCCTATGCAAGTATTGTATATGATGGTGGGGAATTATCCATGTGAAGGTTATGGGTTTCGAATCTTAGAATGCGACCCATTTCTCTTGGAAAGCAACGCAACAAGAGAGATTATCATTGC TTTCACGCCGGACTTCACAAGTTCGCAAGTAATGCGCACACTTcgtattgtgacatcacagaacaGCGTTCTTACCTTTAACCTCAACGTAACGTTACCCCACCACATGCTCCCTGCCTGTCAAGCAGCGATACCCCGACCCCCATGGGAACGAAGTCTGTATTATGTCATCACAATATTAATGGTTGTTCTTTTCATTGGAGTATTGCTTGCCGCTTATTTAGAG GCAATAAATATACTGGAGCCGTATGTTCGTTCATATCAACTCAGGGAGTCTGGAGACAGAGATGGAACAGCCAAGTTAAAGCCGTTTAACTTACGAAACATAGCTAATGAGTTTATTTCAAATCCAACATCTGaaataag cTCAAGCAACTCAACCCTGAAGGAGAGTAATTTCCTCACGTGGATGAAACTTCTCTTCCATCAAATCCTCTCATTTGATCTTCTTCAGCTTTTCCGAAACTTCCGGACTTTTGCATGGAGCAAACCAAATGTAGATCCCTCATCCCGAGAGGACTTAGAAAACTCTTCCTCCAAGACAGAAGACACTGTGAGCCCGATCACACCAAGCCCCACAACATCCACACAAAACGGGAAAGTCCGGGGTCGAAATTCGGGCcgaaaaacaaaatcacaGACCGCGacaacattaaaagaatttcgTCGCGCTAGAACGCACAGACCCGTCATGAAACCAGTCATCCATGATGACTTAACATGGGACGCACCCCTGCCCTCCCCCACCCCCTACAAACCTGAAAAAGTTCATAAATCTCGGACCAACTCCAGCGGTTCAAGTATTGAAAGCGAAAGAAGTAGAAGGGGAAGTGGTAGCAGTGGTCCATGCGATAGCGATAAGAATAAACAAATCAGCGACCAAATTGATG TTTCCAAGCGAAAACGGAAGAACAAACTGATGCGTCAGCAATCTTTTAGTCGAGAAAATGATGACTCATCTTCTACAACGACGGAAAAATCAAGCGAAGATTTTGAAATTCTTGAAAAA cCGGCGTATTTTGACGACCCTCGTAACTTTGGAGTTCGCGACCAACAATCTAATACTTCAGCTCATTCAAATAAAGAAAACGAATTTAACCATGG tgtGGAACCTATTTACACGACTAGTCATGAGCAAGGTGTACGTAGAAGACATGGGCGAGCACCAGTACCTGTAAAACACGATGTTCCTATTACGATTAAACAGCGTCCTGTCAAAAAC aaatcACCAAGCAGTAGTTTGTATGAGACCAGTAGTAACGAAGAACCAATGTGGGAATTCGCAAAAGTGAAGCAAGATAATG GTTTTGACGAAGGAATGCGAATTTTATCGAAACAAACCatggaaaacgacaatcgaaTTCGTGAGAAGTTACCGTACGCTACAAAG gAGTCTTTTCAAAAACTATCAGGAGAGAGTCGTAGCTCATCGTACAACAGTGTCAAGTCATCAAGCTCAGTTGACAgcacaaagaaaattaaacaaaaag TCAAATCTAACCCAACCATCACCATTAAACCCAAACTGTCGAAAACTCAAAGCGTTCCCAGCTCCGATGTTCCCAAGTTTACCAGTGTTGCCGAACCCACATACAACCGTAGACACAGCAACCGAGTATCTTCAGAATTCTCAATGTTTAGCAGCCAAG GTTCTCTAGATGCAGTCTCTCCACCACCACTAGATGTCACTAGCAAGATGCCGGCATGGAACCACTTCGGCCAACACACGTTTAGCCTCACTGAAG ATTTGATCCCACACCCCAGTCAAAGTCCCCTACCCCTATCTAACCCACAAACCTGGGCCCCATACGGTTCCTCCTACAACCCCCCAACTTCCTGGAACAATATCCCCCATCTTAACCCCCCACCAGGTTCACCCACCACTCCCAAGTTCCATAACATGAACCAGTGGAATACCCCACCTCAAACTACTCAGTCCCCCGTAACGAGCAGCACACACGCAATCTGGTCAGTAAGCACACCTGTAACTATGGATGAAGACAGAGACGCTGAG AACGACATTTTGAAGGGCTTAAAGAGCATTTGGAACTCTGATCTTAACCAATCAGGACGCAGCGATATGTTTTAA